In a genomic window of Gossypium arboreum isolate Shixiya-1 chromosome 7, ASM2569848v2, whole genome shotgun sequence:
- the LOC108477107 gene encoding protein SOSEKI 5-like — protein sequence MAVSSSRGTTTEFGVVSRKWKERDISPERHKIWIEPKSHPTTTNSSEKKVSVVYYLSRNGQLEHPHFMEVPLSSHHGLYLKDVINRLNLLRGKGMASLYSWSCKRSYKNGFVWHDLAENDFIYPSHGQEYVLKGSEVLDHPINTQSLEVKSSSFRLTKPLESQKSENGHDFPSIRRRRNQSWTSIDLNEYRVYKAESSSDSARRLAADASTQTDDKRRRRKAMVKQTEIEEVQSESQELEQNQTSELNREEISPPPSDSSPETLETLMKADGRLRLCNGGNDDNLNKTSEGCQSGRIKAPSVLMQLISCGSISFKDCGPSSERDQGFSLIGHYKSRLPRGAGGDCNQVGKDAGIERDIGSFSRVRLEDKEYFSGSLIETKKVEVPAFKRSSSYNADRSSQLQLEEKEIDGVRAKCIPRKSKTVATKKEGNMNGDICGENGSKRHEV from the exons ATGGCGGTCAGTTCTTCCAGAGGAACAACTACAGAGTTTGGGGTTGTTTCAAGGAAATGGAAAGAGAGAGATATAAGCCCTGAAAGGCACAAAATCTGGATTGAACCCAAGTCTCACCCCACCACCACCAACAGCTCTGAAAAGAAAGTTTCTGTTGTTTACTATTTGTCTAGAAATGGTCAGCTTGAACACCCACATTTCATGGAAGTTCCTCTCTCTTCTCATCATGGCCTTTATCTCAAAG ATGTAATCAACCGCCTAAACCTCCTTCGAGGCAAAGGCATGGCTAGCCTTTACTCCTGGTCCTGCAAACG GAGTTACAAAAACGGCTTCGTTTGGCACGACTTAGCGGAGAACGATTTTATTTACCCATCTCACGGCCAAGAATACGTTCTCAAAGGATCGGAGGTTCTGGACCATCCGATAAACACTCAATCCTTGGAAGTAAAGTCGTCTTCTTTTCGGCTAACAAAACCGTTGGAGAGTCAAAAATCCGAGAACGGTCATGATTTTCCGTCAATCAGACGGCGGAGGAATCAGTCTTGGACTTCCATTGATCTCAACGAATACAGAGTTTATAAGGCCGAGTCTAGTTCCGATTCAGCACGGAGACTCGCTGCTGATGCGTCGACTCAGACTGATGATAAGAGGAGAAGGAGAAAGGCGATGGTTAAGCAAACGGAGATTGAGGAAGTGCAAAGTGAAAGTCAAGAGTTGGAGCAGAATCAAACTTCGGAGCTGAACAGGGAAGAGATTTCACCTCCGCCGTCGGATTCGAGTCCTGAGACGCTCGAAACCTTGATGAAAGCTGATGGACGGCTGAGATTGTGCAATGGGGGTAACGATGATAACTTGAATAAGACTTCTGAGGGTTGCCAAAGTGGTAGAATAAAGGCGCCGTCTGTTTTGATGCAGTTGATATCCTGCGGTTCCATCTCGTTCAAGGATTGTGGACCAAGTTCGGAGAGGGATCAAGGGTTCTCGTTGATAGGGCACTATAAATCAAGGTTACCTCGTGGAGCAGGTGGGGATTGTAACCAGGTGGGAAAAGATGCAGGGATTGAAAGGGATATTGGGAGCTTCTCAAGGGTAAGATTGGAAGATAAAGAGTACTTCAGTGGGAGCTTGATTGAGACCAAGAAAGTTGAAGTTCCTGCCTTCAAGAGATCTTCTTCATACAATGCTGATAG GAGTTCGCAGTTGCAGTTGGAAGAAAAGGAGATAGATGGCGTGCGTGCTAAGTGCATACCAAGGAAGTCGAAAACTGTGGCAACGAAGAAAGAGGGCAATATGAATGGAGATATATGTGGCGAAAATGGAAGCAAAAGGCATGAAGTGTAG